In one Drosophila pseudoobscura strain MV-25-SWS-2005 chromosome X, UCI_Dpse_MV25, whole genome shotgun sequence genomic region, the following are encoded:
- the Gug gene encoding arginine-glutamic acid dipeptide repeats protein isoform X7 yields the protein MAASTQGEIRVGPGHQVNDVYAKLPDYNPISSFPIDKETDERELEESRWSPGVVADGDLLMFLRAARSMAAFQGMCDGGLEDGCLAASRDDTTINALDVLHDSGYDPGKALQALVKCPVSKGIDKKWTEDETKKFIKGLRQFGKNFFRIHKDLLPHKDTPELVEFYYLWKKTPGANNNRPHRRRRQSALRRNRVTRANNNTPPKKEDTPEPQTATTAATATGSASETASRSSPAVSKEENSSLTEDDASECDSDSSLTNKRDESPSRMRTRNKQQNNNNNNSNNNNSSSNTTTNSSSSSSTASNSGGGGGGASVGGSSAGGGSAAAGATATNSSSKDQSTTNNAVANGKRPKRGSETPDAGGGASSVDSPKTPTKAVAESSATKRKGGKQDTPNKKKRTEQEQANDQAANAGVGAGGVGGSDENISSLKEKRKQQRPDSPVESMNSDSRPDSVLDDGESNTTDTTTAEQQSTKDSKELMLNCKEEREMATNDGDGLHLEPKTEEKSIKAEVASEDCSKEALSIKNMDEETNIQAPNSVDGLLLKDSPANTIQQDCGVPPVNTVAAPLTMKVPTIATVEALNASVERKEAIEKMETCESDPDLLKKLATIKQEVSPQQQHQQQQQQQQPPQQPPQQQQQLNPISIQPPPACPPTEAVYIKKEPMDDSMDATCNQNSNEPQDLKVKIEIKNEDSLKHNAGGLPLTGPGVPPTSMHSHSMAGGESGQPPLGEPLHLSHLPHGQQPLQPPPASYLIDAQLKYGPPGGQQQQQQQQPPQLPQLHSDPAGAGGNGPPQGGPNTSQKYPPEMEMKFTPQDLKYPPPPPLDALKYSQEMQAVAAAAAAAAAAAAGKYDMKYMIEQPGKYPVELSAAHQPPLKQGYQDSLKIPDVKSGFGHLPHNMASQLDVAHKYGPPPTSQEQQQQQQQQQQQQQQQQQQQQQQSQPPAHQVPPGATPPPGIAMPKPHYQHDVQTPPLGRPFEPGMMHKYGDPLAAKYGPPQPQDLKYPMPPVVSAAGPVDVKPYGENLIKSSPYGPPPESPIDASSRSTPGQDSQGSNSNSQPSSMAPQPQQFQSPHPSPHMPSPAGGGLPPGMHPQNLIHGLPPGGAGGPQPPPPPTSLHQSSSGAPGVPPGMHPGLHPGQHSQMSVASSMPPSSIGIPPTLSTMAPSHMHPHMHPHHLQQVLHRPHDMPPSMHPHAPMTMSLQGHPQHGHGLPPSHAPQQQQQQQQPPGGPAGTVRTPSPAQHPPRSLHDPQSREQPPTSQPSTTMAGSGGGHGNPHQSPHTHRTSPLPGLAGNGHPPPGLIGHPMPIHPHLAHLPPGHPAHAALAHPGHHLLSHSIAGLGPGGGPIALLAGPGGLGGLPESALSRRTPPSHMPHSHVSSAPNTPHSVASMTSSSMALTTSTVPSSAFSRASPSVQISSGAGSAGPGSSSSNTPGGGQSNSSAAAAAAAAHRAASPASSVSSLSRQSPLHPVPQSPLSHHPSSSALSAAAAAVAERDRHALLRQQSPHMTPPPVSNASGLMASPLSKMYAPQPGQRGLGTSPPPHLRPGASPPVIRHPQMPLPLPLIAPGGGIPQIGVHPGQSPYPHPLLHPSVFYSPHHHPFNSHYGYAPYGPGFPAYMKPPPPSGPLDPAAVMAAHHAGLQGPPQQQQSRQDEQNAAAAAAARDAAEKQHHQAAAAAAAQQQQQQQQMKGPPQQQQQGGPQPNKPPTPKTPQGPGGPGVPVGMGGPGTPTGLPPGAYPGSHMPGYPPGPPHGSPFAPQDGQPHGMKPTSHMDALRAHAHSANSAGMGGGHHPTEPLPIDIEPDPEPDIPSPTHNIQRGPSPEAKPDDTECHRSQSAIFVRHIDRGDYNSCTRTDLIFKPVADSKLARKREERDRKLAEKERERRQQQQQQQQQQQQQAAAAQQAAQQAKMKAELKPPYADTPALRQLSEYARPHVAFSPVEQMVPYHHPMGPMYRERELEEIKNAQAAAASQSRLDPHWMEYYRRGIHPSQFPLYANPAISQMERERLGIPPPHHVGLDPGEHMVRMIRLTREYHAHSHTHLHLPLHPQPQPPEAGFQLPPNVGQYPRPNMLIPREPHSDVLLRMSYADQLQAAEFQRQSLHDQYFRQRPR from the exons ATGGCGGCCTCCACTCAAGGAGAAATTCGAGTGGGTCCCGGCCACCAGGTAAACGATGTCTAT GCAAAACTGCCCGATTATAATCCAATCTCAAGCTTCCCCATCGACAAGGAAACCGATGAACGTGAACTAGAGGAATCAAGATGGAGTCCAGGCGTTGTGGCCGATGGCGATTTGTTAATGTTCTTGCGTGCTGCCCGCTCGATGGCCGCATTTCAAGGAATGTGTGATGGCGGACTAGAAGACGGTTGTTTGGCTGCCAGTCGCGACGACACAACAATTAACGCACTCGACGTG CTCCACGATTCTGGCTACGATCCAGGCAAAGCTCTACAAGCACTAGTTAAGTGCCCCGTTTCGAAGGGCATCGACAAGAAGTGGACCGAGGACGAAACGAAAAAGTTTATCAAGGGTCTGCGACAATTTGGCAAGAATTTCTTTAGGATCCACAAGGATCTGCTGCCGCACAAGGACACCCCCGAGCTGGTCGAATTCTACTATCTGTGGAAGAAGACGCCCGGCGCGAACAACAATCGGCCGCACCGGCGACGCAGACAGAGCGCCCTGCGACGCAATCGTGTCACGCGCGCAAATAATAATACACCTCCCAAGAAGGAGGACACACCGGAACCACAAACTGCGAcgacggcggcgacggcgacggggTCGGCGTCAGAGACGGCGAGTCGCTCATCGCCCGCTGTCTCCAAGGAGGAGAACAGCTCTCTCACCGAGGACGACGCCAGCGAGTGTGACAGTGATTCGAGTCTGACCAACAAAAGGGATGAATCACCCTCTAGGATGAGGACGCGCAATAAACAACagaataacaacaacaacaacagcaataacaacaacagcagcagcaacaccaccaccaacagcagcagcagcagcagcacggccAGCAATAGCggaggtggcggcggtggtgcgTCCGTCGGTGGCAGCTCTGCGGGAGGCGGAAGCGCTGCTGCAGGCGCCACGGCCACCAACAGCTCCTCGAAGGATCAGTCCACCACCAACAACGCTGTGGCCAATGGCAAGCGGCCCAAGCGAGGCTCCGAGACGCCCGATGCCGGCGGTGGAGCCTCCTCGGTGGACAGTCCCAAGACTCCGACCAAGGCTGTGGCCGAGAGTTCGGCTACCAAGCGCAAGGGCGGCAAACAGGACACGCCCAACAAGAAGAAGCGCACCGAACAGGAGCAGGCGAACGACCAGGCAGCCAATGCTGGTGTGGGAGCGGGCGGTGTCGGTGGATCGGACGAAAACATCAGCAGCTTGAAGGAGAAGagaaagcagcagcggccCGACAGCCCCGTGGAGAGCATGAACTCGGACAGCAGGCCGGACTCTGTGCTGGACGACGGCGAGTCGAATACCACGGACACGACCACCGCCGAACAGCAGTCGACCAAGGACAGCAAGGAGTTGATGCTCAACTGCAAGGAGGAGCGGGAGATGGCCACCAACGATGGTGATGGCCTCCACCTGGAGCCCAAAACGGAGGAGAAGTCCATCAAGGCAGAGGTCGCCTCGGAGGACTGCAGCAAGGAGGCGCTCTCGATCAAGAACATGGACGAGGAGACGAACATCCAGGCTCCGAACAGCGTGGATGGGCTGCTGCTTAAGGATTCCCCTGCCAACACAATCCAGCAGGACTGTGGTGTGCCTCCGGTTAATACCGTGGCAGCGCCTCTCACCATGAAGGTGCCGACCATTGCCACCGTGGAGGCGCTGAATGCCTCCGTGGAGCGCAAGGAGGCCATCGAGAAGATGGAGACCTGCGAGAGCGATCCCGATCTGCTCAAGAAGCTGGCCACCATCAAGCAGGAGGTCTCtccccaacagcagcatcagcaacagcagcagcagcagcagccgccccagcagccgccgcagcaacagcagcagttgaATCCCATATCCATTCAGCCGCCACCTGCGTGTCCGCCCACGGAGGCGGTGTATATCAAGAAAGAGCCCATGGACGATTCGATGGATGCCACCTGCAATCAGAACAGCAACGAACCGCAGGACCTGAAGGTGAAGATTGAGATCAAGAACGAGGACTCGCTGAAGCACAACGCGGGAGGACTGCCGCTCACGGGGCCTGGGGTGCCGCCCACCTCCATGCATTCCCATTCGATGGCCGGTGGCGAGAGTGGGCAGCCGCCTTTGGGTGAGCCGCTGCATCTGTCGCATCTGCCACACGGccagcagccgctgcagccACCTCCCGCCAGCTATCTGATCGATGCCCAGCTGAAGTATGGCCCGCCGGgaggacaacagcagcaacaacagcagcagcctccacAGCTTCCGCAGCTGCACAGCGATCCGGCTGGAGCGGGCGGCAATGGACCACCCCAAGGCGGACCCAACACATCGCAAAAGTACCCGCCCGAAATGGAGATGAAATTCACGCCGCAGGATCTCAAGTatccgccgccaccgccgctggACGCACTCAAGTACAGCCAGGAAATGCAGGCGgttgccgctgcagcagccgctgctgccgccgccgcggcTGGCAAGTACGACATGAAGTACATGATTGAGCAGCCCGGCAAGTATCCGGTGGAGTTGTCCGCCGCTCATCAGCCGCCATTGAAGCAGGGCTACCAGGATTCCCTCAAGATACCCGACGTCAAGTCGGGCTTTGGCCATCTGCCGCACAACATGGCCTCCCAGCTGGACGTGGCCCACAAGTACGGACCACCGCCGACGtcccaggagcagcagcagcagcagcaacaacaacaacagcagcagcaacagcagcagcaacaacagcagcagcagtcccagCCGCCGGCCCATCAGGTGCCGCCGGGTGCCACGCCACCGCCGGGCATAGCCATGCCCAAGCCGCATTATCAGCACGATGTGCAGACGCCGCCATTGGGACGGCCCTTCGAGCCTGGAATGATGCACAAATACGGAGATCCTCTGGCGGCCAAATATGGCCCGCCCCAGCCGCAGGATCTGAAGTATCCGATGCCACCAGTCGTCTCCGCGGCGGGACCCGTGGACGTGAAGCCATACGGCGAGAACCTGATAAAGTCCTCCCCGTATGGCCCGCCCCCAGAGAGCCCTATAGACGCCTCGTCGCGCTCGACGCCTGGCCAGGACAGCcagggcagcaacagcaactcgcagccctcgtcgatggccccacagccgcagcagttCCAGTCGCCGCATCCCTCGCCTCACATGCCTTCACCCGCAGGCGGCGGCCTGCCGCCTGGGATGCATCCTCAAAATCTCATCCATGGCCTGCCGCCGGGTGGGGCCGGTGGAccccagccaccgccaccgcccacATCCCTGCACCAGTCGTCGAGTGGTGCGCCGGGCGTTCCGCCGGGTATGCATCCGGGACTGCATCCGGGACAGCATTCGCAGATGTCGGTGGCCTCCTCGATGCCGCCCAGCTCGATCGGGATACCACCCACGCTGTCGACGATGGCGCCCTCGCATATGCATCCCCACATGCATCCGCATCATCTGCAGCAGGTGCTCCATCGGCCGCACGACATGCCACCCAGCATGCATCCGCACGCTCCGATGACCATGTCCCTGCAAGGACATCCGCAACATGGTCACGGACTGCCGCCCTCCCACGccccccaacagcagcagcagcaacagcagccgcctgGAGGTCCCGCCGGCACAGTGCGCACTCCATCGCCAGCCCAGCATCCGCCACGCAGTCTGCACGATCCCCAGTCGCGGGAGCAGCCGCCCACGTCGCAGCCCTCGACAACGATGGCCGGATCCGGCGGTGGTCATGGCAATCCGCACCAATCCCCGCATACGCATCGCACATCGCCGCTGCCGGGACTGGCGGGGAATGGCCATCCGCCGCCGGGACTCATTGGCCACCCAATGCCCATACATCCGCATCTGGCGCATCTTCCGCCGGGTCATCCGGCCCATGCGGCTCTCGCACATCCCGGACACCATCTGCTGTCGCACTCGATTGCCGGTCTGGGGCCGGGCGGCGGACCCATCGCTCTGCTAGCGGGTCCCGGAGGACTGGGCGGCCTGCCCGAGTCCGCCCTCAGTCGTCGCACCCCGCCCAGCCATATGCCCCATTCGCACGTCTCATCGGCACCGAATACGCCCCATTCGGTGGCCTCGATGACGTCCAGCAGCATGGCTCTGACTACCAGCACGGTGCCGTCGTCGGCCTTCAGCCGTGCCAGTCCCAGCGTTCAGATCTCGAGTGGAGCCGGTTCAGCCGGacctggcagcagcagcagcaacacgcCTGGCGGTGGCCAGAGCAACTCCtcggcagccgcagcagcagcagctgcccaTCGAGCAGCCTCTCCAGCCTCCAGTGTGAGCAGCCTCAGTCGCCAGAGCCCGCTGCATCCGGTGCCGCAGTCGCCGCTTAGCCATCATCCCTCATCTTCGGCATTgtcggcggcagcggcagccgtgGCCGAGCGGGATCGCCATGCCCTGCTGCGACAGCAGTCTCCGCATATGACGCCGCCACCCGTGTCTAATGCCTCGGGACTGATGGCCAGTCCGCTGAGCAAGATGTATGCCCCGCAGCCGGGCCAAAGGGGGCTAGGAACGTCACCGCCGCCGCATCTGCGACCGGGAGCCTCACCGCCGGTTATACGGCATCCGCAAATGCCGCTGCCATTGCCCCTGATTGCGCCGGGAGGAGGCATTCCACAGATCGGAGTGCATCCCGGCCAGTCGCCGTATCCACATCCACTGCTGCATCCCTCGGTCTTCTATTCGCCGCATCATCATCCCTTCAACTCGCATTACGGCTACGCACCGTACGGGCCTGGTTTCCCGGCCTACATGAAGCCGCCTCCACCGTCGGGACCTCTGGATCCCGCCGCCGTGATGGCCGCCCACCATGCCGGCCTGCAGGGCccgccgcaacagcagcagtcgcgACAGGACGAGCAGaacgccgccgctgctgctgcggcgcgAGATGCAGCCGAGAAGCAGCACCATCAGGCGgcggccgcagcggcagcccagcagcaacagcagcagcagcagatgaagGGCccgccccagcagcagcagcagggcggTCCGCAGCCCAACAAGCCGCCGACGCCAAAGACGCCCCAGGGTCCAGGGGGACCGGGTGTGCCAGTCGGCATGGGTGGGCCCGGAACGCCGACGGGCCTGCCGCCGGGTGCCTATCCGGGCTCCCATATGCCCGGCTACCCGCCTGGTCCGCCGCACGGCTCGCCTTTTGCCCCGCAAGATGGTCAGCCGCACGGCATGAAGCCCACTTCCCACATGGATGCCCTGCGAGCACACGCGCACTCGGCCAACTCGGCCGGCATGGGCGGAGGCCATCATCCAACGGAGCCAT TGCCCATTGACATTGAGCCGGATCCGGAGCCAGATATACCCAGTCCCACGCACAATATACAACGTGGTCCCAGTCCCGAGGCTAAGCCGGACGACACCGAATGCCATCGCTCCCAGTCTGCCAT ATTTGTCCGGCACATCGATCGCGGAGATTACAATTCCTGCACGAGAACGGATTTGATATTCAAGCCGGTGGCCGACTCGAAGCTAGCCCGAAAACGGGAGGAACGGGATCGCAAGCTGGCCGAGAAGGAGCGCGAACGGCGGCAG cagcaacaacagcaacagcagcagcaacaacagcaggcagcagccgctcaACAGGCGGCCCAGCAGGCCAAAATGAAGGCGGAACTAAAGCCCCCGTATGCAGATACGCCAGCCCTGCGACAACTCTCCGAATACGCACGCCCCCATGTCGCCTTCAG TCCTGTTGAGCAGATGGTGCCATATCATCATCCAATGGGCCCCATGTACAGAGAGAG GGAACTGGAAGAGATCAAGAACGCACAAGCCGCCGCGGCGAGTCAATCCCGCCTCGATCCGCACTGGATGGAGTACTACAGACG CGGCATACATCCCTCACAGTTCCCACTCTATGCGAATCCGGCGATATCGCAGATGGAGAGGGAACGTTTGGGTATACCGCCACCGCATCACGTAGGCCTTGATCCGGGCGAGCACATGGTGCGTATG ATACGATTGACGAGAGAATATCATGCACACTCTCATACTCATTTACATTTGCCTTTGCATCCACAGCCGCAACCACCGGAGGCCGGTTTCCAACTGCCAC CGAATGTTGGCCAATATCCACGCCCAAATATGCTTATACCTAGGGAGCCGCACTCGGATGTCCTGCTGCGCATGTCCTATGCCGATCAACTACAG GCCGCCGAGTTCCAGCGACAATCGCTGCACGATCAATACTTTAG ACAACGGCCCAGATAA